From Cydia fagiglandana chromosome 24, ilCydFagi1.1, whole genome shotgun sequence, a single genomic window includes:
- the LOC134676676 gene encoding zinc finger protein 600-like has product MDTQKYPNEIRSHYETHDCLNLPIAVRSYTHIQANADVAIKVEITNLHCKLCSYKNQDLDELIKHLIDSHDVDYDLNIPNCFLPFRLAGKPKCGICNLEFDLFEYLRRHADKEHLNKCFICEICGKSFLYEKYCSAHVRDFHKDGYECNYCDLVFSSNHKKILHERSAHEGKVYKCSMCDETLKSLYLKNVHLSEVHKVEERRIKCPHCPKVYPQINTMQQHVRRVHSKVKQPVYAVGQPMVNEKALYNTFHVHNPMEKTRVKDLELDYD; this is encoded by the coding sequence ATGGACACGCAAAAATACCCCAACGAAATACGCAGCCACTACGAAACTCACGACTGCCTTAACTTACCCATAGCCGTTAGAAGTTACACTCACATACAAGCCAACGCAGATGTGGCGATCAAAGTAGAAATCACGAATTTACATTGCAAGCTTTGCTCATACAAGAATCAAGATCTCGACGAGCTCATAAAACATCTCATTGACAGTCACGACGTCGATTACGATCTCAACATACCGAACTGTTTCCTCCCCTTCAGATTGGCAGGCAAGCCTAAATGCGGCATTTGCAACTTGGAATTTGATCTATTCGAGTATCTCCGCCGACACGCGGACAAGGAGCATCTAAATAAATGCTTCATTTGCGAGATTTGCGGGAAGAGTTTCTTATACGAAAAATATTGTTCTGCGCATGTGAGAGATTTCCACAAGGACGGTTACGAATGTAATTACTGTGATTTGGTATTCTCCTCTAATCATAAGAAAATTCTCCACGAGCGGTCTGCTCATGAGGGCAAAGTGTACAAGTGCTCGATGTGTGACGAAACTTTAAagagtttgtatttaaaaaacGTGCATTTGTCTGAAGTGCACAAGGTCGAAGAGAGAAGAATCAAATGTCCACATTGTCCAAAAGTGTATCCTCAGATCAACACAATGCAGCAACATGTAAGGCGTGTCCATTCGAAAGTAAAACAGCCCGTGTACGCTGTGGGACAGCCGATGGTGAATGAAAAAGCATTATATAATACATTCCATGTACACAATCCCATGGAAAAAACTAGAGTCAAAGATCTAGAGCTTGATTACGactaa
- the LOC134676524 gene encoding zinc finger protein 26-like codes for MENSKQSSRLVAGSKYLSRADTKPEARWTLETKRRNIESVLLYTNVIPFIWHRGKYKCFICMDTQKNPNEILCHYETHDCVNLPVAVKKYTQLRGNAEAAIKVEITDLHCKLCSSNVQDLDELIRHLIDDHDVEYDLDIPNCFLPFRLTGTPACGTCNLEFDLFEYLLRHANREHLKHSFICEICGKSFFSERYYSVHLKDFHKEGGYECEYCGLVFSSNPKKALHEQTAHQAKVYKCSICDETLKSFYLKNVHLSEVHGVEERRIKCPHCPKVFPQDNIMVRHLKRVHQKVKEHVCPVCGDMFFESYQMKVHLMAHTGRKDFNCDFCGKTFMRNSYLAKHIKLYHSKSDVKDEVDTETVEWTQ; via the coding sequence ATGGAGAATTCTAAGCAAAGCTCTCGTTTGGTTGCAGGTTCGAAATACCTGTCGCGAGCCGATACCAAACCAGAAGCTCGATGGACGCTCGAAACAAAACGGAGGAACATCGAGTCCGTCCTCTTATATACCAACGTTATACCATTTATCTGGCATCGCGGAAAATACAAGTGCTTCATCTGCATGGACACACAAAAAAACCCCAACGAAATACTCTGCCACTACGAAACTCACGACTGCGTTAACTTACCCGTAGCCGTAAAAAAATACACTCAGCTGCGAGGCAACGCAGAAGCGGCGATCAAAGTTGAAATCACAGATTTACATTGCAAGCTGTGCTCATCCAACGTGCAAGATCTCGACGAGCTCATACGACATCTCATTGACGACCACGACGTTGAATACGACCTCGACATACCGAACTGCTTCCTCCCGTTCCGACTGACGGGCACGCCCGCCTGCGGCACTTGCAACTTGGAATTTGACCTATTTGAGTATCTCCTACGACACGCGAACAGAGAACATCTGAAACACAGTTTCATTTGCGAGATTTGCGGGAAAAGTTTCTTTTCCGAACGATATTATTCTGTGCATTTAAAAGATTTCCACAAGGAAGGCGGTTACGAGTGCGAATACTGTGGTTTGGTATTCTCCTCTAATCCTAAGAAAGCTCTCCACGAGCAGACTGCCCATCAGGCGAAAGTGTACAAATGCTCGATTTGTGACGAAACTTTAAAGAGCTTCTATTTAAAAAACGTGCATTTGTCTGAAGTGCACGGGGTTGAAGAGAGAAGAATTAAATGCCCACATTGTCCGAAAGTGTTTCCTCAGGACAATATAATGGTGCGGCATCTAAAGCGTGTACACCAGAAAGTGAAAGAGCACGTTTGCCCGGTGTGTGGGGACATGTTCTTCGAGAGTTACCAGATGAAAGTGCACCTCATGGCGCACACGGGACGCAAGGACTTCAATTGTGATTTTTGCGGGAAAACTTTCATGAGGAATTCATATCTCGCGAAGCATATTAAATTGTACCACTCCAAGTCAGATGTAAAAGATGAAGTTGACACGGAGACAGTAGAGTGGACACAGTAG
- the LOC134676678 gene encoding zinc finger protein 879-like, producing MPFMWARSTYLCFYCKQPAKGPDELRDHIETMHQFLDLDQILSMRISTTWDSEVPVKLDVKDISCKLCIQPISDLKGLIDHLIQVHEADYDTSINDCLFSFVLGNEKVTCPICNIQFNYFEYLLRHANKHHLNHDFTCNVCGKSFHRKNSLATHFNDYHKEGGYPCDICGVVCTTAARRYNHKKNYHLIDHLKCPYCPEISKSKYYKNLHLATVHGVEKCRSECPHCQKLFPQKGIMLAHVRRVHYKERNVKCEVCSYKFFNKAHLDAHMVKHTGGQMYTCDVCGKAYLRKSTLKAHLKRHVGGRVKV from the coding sequence ATGCCCTTCATGTGGGCGCGCTCCACCTACCTCTGCTTCTATTGCAAGCAGCCCGCCAAAGGTCCCGACGAACTAAGAGACCACATAGAGACTATGCATCAATTTCTCGATCTCGACCAAATCCTAAGTATGAGGATATCAACTACTTGGGACAGTGAGGTCCCCGTCAAACTGGACGTCAAAGACATCTCTTGCAAACTTTGCATACAACCTATCTCTGATTTAAAAGGGCTCATTGACCATTTAATCCAAGTTCACGAAGCAGATTATGACACTTCGATAAATGACTGCCTTTTCTCCTTTGTACTCGGTAACGAAAAAGTTACATGTCCTATCTGTAACATACAATTTAACTACTTCGAGTACCTCCTCCGACATGCGAACAAGCATCATCTCAATCACGACTTCACTTGCAACGTATGCGGAAAGTCTTTCCACCGTAAAAATTCCCTAGCGACACATTTCAATGACTACCACAAGGAAGGCGGCTATCCTTGTGACATCTGTGGTGTAGTTTGCACTACAGCCGCGAGACGGTACAACCACAAAAAGAACTACCATTTGATCGACCATTTGAAGTGTCCTTACTGTCCGGAGATTTCTAAGAGTAAATATTATAAGAACCTCCATTTGGCAACTGTTCACGGCGTAGAGAAATGCCGCAGCGAGTGTCCTCATTGCCAAAAGCTGTTTCCGCAGAAAGGTATAATGCTGGCCCATGTCCGACGGGTACATTATAAAGAAAGGAACGTGAAATGCGAGGTCTGTAGCTACAAGTTCTTCAACAAGGCGCACTTGGACGCGCACATGGTGAAACACACGGGCGGACAGATGTACACGTGCGATGTGTGTGGGAAAGCTTATCTGAGGAAGAGTACGCTGAAGGCTCATTTGAAGCGACACGTCGGCGGTCGCGTCAAAGTTTAA
- the LOC134676153 gene encoding zinc finger protein 85-like, producing the protein MEIKRKQLIKRRNVEYVLQYGNVTPFLWYKGKYRCFYCTEPMKNPEILREHTAKVHQFANLELAVFDRTKDNRNKDAAIKIDVTGISCKLCPQPVPDLEQLISHLIIGHDAEYDVSVPNCLLPFQLDKDNPTCPTCNMKFVFFEYLLRHANKYHLSHEYICDVCGTSFQGENHLKMHHRYYHREGGYTCDYCDVSLTTLSKKIIHEKNVHMVNLLKCPHCPETFKSPYFKKLHLANVHGVEELKIKCQYCPKVFPQESIMSRHMRRVHLRERNVECEVCGEKFFGPYDVKLHMLKHSGEKAFICSVCGKKFSKKSNLNSHSAMHTGKKAYTCNICNKAFAYHTNLTMHMKSMHQNIELKEDHITEELITEDQSTEVVEVYAHTQEFIHDDLEGAEVVGTYVVQ; encoded by the coding sequence ATGGAAATCAAACGTAAACAATTGATCAAACGGCGGAACGTAGAATATGTGCTCCAGTACGGCAACGTGACGCCCTTCTTGTGGTACAAGGGCAAGTACCGGTGCTTCTACTGCACCGAGCCCATGAAGAACCCGGAAATTTTGCGCGAGCATACCGCTAAAGTCCATCAATTCGCCAACCTCGAGCTGGCAGTCTTCGACAGAACTAAAGACAACAGAAACAAAGATGCGGCGATCAAAATAGATGTCACCGGCATCTCATGCAAACTCTGCCCCCAACCAGTTCCAGACCTGGAACAACTGATCTCCCATCTCATAATCGGTCATGATGCCGAGTACGATGTTAGCGTCCCTAACTGCCTGCTGCCCTTCCAACTGGACAAGGACAACCCCACTTGTCCAACTTGCAATATGAAGTTCGTCTTTTTCGAATACTTATTACGCCACGCCAATAAGTACCACTTATCCCATGAGTACATTTGTGATGTGTGCGGCACCAGCTTCCAGGGGGAGAATCATTTAAAGATGCACCATAGATACTACCATAGGGAAGGAGGGTATACCTGCGACTATTGCGACGTCAGCTTAACAACTCTCTCTAAAAAGATTATTCACGAGAAAAACGTCCATATGGTCAATTTGCTGAAATGTCCTCATTGTCCGGAAACTTTCAAAAGTCCTTATTTTAAGAAGTTGCATTTAGCCAACGTGCATGGTGTGGAAGAGTTGAAGATAAAGTGCCAATATTGTCCTAAAGTATTTCCACAGGAGAGCATCATGTCCCGGCATATGAGGAGAGTTCATTTAAGAGAAAGAAACGTGGAATGTGAAGTTTGCGGCGAAAAGTTCTTCGGTCCCTACGACGTGAAGCTTCATATGCTGAAACATAGCGGGGAGAAGGCTTTCATCTGCTCCGTGTGTGGAAAGAAATTCTCTAAAAAGAGCAATTTAAACTCCCACTCTGCTATGCATACTGGCAAAAAAGCTTACACCTGCAATATATGCAACAAAGCCTTTGCGTATCACACCAATCTTACCATGCACATGAAGAGCATGCATCAGAACATCGAGCTCAAGGAAGATCACATCACAGAAGAGTTAATCACAGAAGATCAGAGCACGGAAGTTGTGGAAGTGTATGCACATACACAGGAGTTTATACACGATGACTTAGAAGGCGCTGAAGTAGTCGGGACGTATGTCGTCCAATAA
- the LOC134676680 gene encoding zinc finger protein OZF-like has product NNYLTISLSDATVPGDHFERARKRQLLHQIIHYSTAMPFRRAANIYKCFYCYKNINKASDLREHHDTHDDDGLKFRTVKRCAIQFPTCLDISDLRCKLCHMDYDDLKTFLIHLQEDHKKIFSIEATKHIECYKISDGNMKCLICDETFEYFYPLLIHTVRSHRESVLKCETCGQSFSSKYGLKKHQTTHDTPEIYQCRHCEKSFTSTHNRREHEKRIHDEKARKCHICGEILGSTFKKAMHLENVHNVMGEFKCETCPKTFRLRNHLVSHVQRVHLKERNKVCMVCGDKFYNNNLLKLHMVRHSDEKPFECEICNKKFTRKKGLDIHVRTHTGDKRCVCQMCGAAFVQTSSLKLHLRVHHGIEKKTEPN; this is encoded by the coding sequence AACAACTACCTTACAATTTCCCTTTCAGACGCCACTGTGCCAGGTGATCACTTCGAGCGCGCCCGTAAGAGACAGCTACTGCATCAGATCATACACTACTCCACCGCCATGCCGTTCCGGAGAGCCGCCAACATTTACAAGTGCTTCTACTGCTACAAGAACATTAACAAGGCCAGCGACCTTCGGGAACACCACGACACCCACGACGACGACGGACTCAAGTTCAGAACCGTCAAGAGATGCGCCATCCAGTTCCCGACCTGCCTGGACATCTCCGATCTCAGGTGTAAGCTGTGCCACATGGACTATGACGACTTAAAGACATTCCTCATCCATCTGCAAGAAGACCATAAGAAAATATTCTCCATCGAAGCGACGAAACACATTGAATGCTACAAAATATCCGACGGCAACATGAAATGTCTAATCTGCGACGAAACCTTCGAGTACTTCTACCCCCTTCTGATTCACACGGTGAGATCGCACAGGGAAAGCGTGCTGAAATGCGAAACGTGCGGCCAGAGCTTCAGCAGCAAATACGGTCTCAAAAAACACCAGACAACCCACGACACTCCAGAAATCTACCAATGCAGACATTGCGAGAAGTCATTCACATCGACGCATAATAGGCGGGAGCACGAAAAGAGGATTCATGACGAGAAGGCGAGGAAGTGCCATATCTGTGGGGAGATACTAGGCAGCACATTCAAGAAGGCAATGCACTTGGAGAACGTCCACAACGTGATGGGCGAGTTCAAATGCGAAACCTGCCCGAAAACCTTCCGGCTTCGCAACCATTTAGTTAGCCACGTTCAGCGCGTACATCTCAAGGAGAGGAACAAAGTCTGCATGGTCTGCGGCGACAAGTTCTACAATAACAATTTGCTTAAATTGCACATGGTGAGACACAGCGACGAAAAGCCGTTCGAGTGCGAGATATGCAATAAGAAATTCACGAGGAAAAAGGGTTTGGATATTCATGTGCGTACGCATACTGGCGACAAGAGATGCGTGTGTCAGATGTGCGGGGCGGCGTTTGTGCAGACGTCGAGCTTGAAGCTGCACCTGAGAGTGCATCATGGGATAGAGAAAAAGACGGAGCCGAACTGA
- the LOC134676681 gene encoding zinc finger protein OZF-like has translation MSIHKCKENKHVFTYKEFYLISESTDQGVRRREELTKLLTITIENSTVIPFKWQANGFLCFYCGCPFTDSSALKHHTKAEHENAKLKTILRTTVAKSGSIKLDVSELACKKCGETMRSLQHFFNHIKQHGFIISEEASHCCYPFILTDNDMSCLECGMSFRFFGPLLIHTHKYHTKSEPFICEICGQGFIAKANVENHRKIHDKKSDCNYHCKECDETFSTQYKLTYHFEKVHTPAKFKCPKCPEVLGSKYLKKRHLAIVHDVKSAQFKCDECQKIFSLKNKLLLHKSCVHLKERNIACEICGHKVFSKDHLKRHMVKHDDARPFECEFCKKTFQRKKTLEFHRRIHTNDKRYQCKECGRSFVQWTSLKLHMRVHHSSNNETWT, from the exons ATGTCTATACATAAGTGTAAAGAAAATAAACATGTATTTACATATAAAG AATTTTATCTAATTTCAGAGAGCACAGACCAGGGGGTCCGCAGACGGGAGGAACTGACCAAACTGCTCACCATTACGATAGAGAACTCTACCGTCATTCCTTTCAAATGGCAAGCCAACGGTTTTCTGTGCTTCTACTGCGGGTGCCCCTTCACCGACTCTTCGGCCCTCAAGCATCACACCAAGGCTGAACACGAGAACGCCAAACTCAAAACTATCTTGAGAACCACTGTGGCGAAAAGCGGGAGCATTAAACTCGACGTGTCAGAGCTAGCTTGCAAGAAATGCGGCGAAACTATGCGCAGCTTACAGCATTTCTTCAACCATATTAAACAACACGGTTTTATAATAAGTGAAGAGGCTTCACATTGTTGCTATCCATTCATTCTTACTGATAACGATATGTCCTGTCTTGAATGTGGGATGTCTTTCAGATTTTTCGGCCCTCTCTTAATTCACACACATAAATATCATACCAAATCTGAGCCGTTCATTTGTGAAATATGCGGACAAGGATTTATAGCTAAAGCGAACGTGGAAAACCATAGGAAAATACACGACAAAAAGTCCGATTGCAACTATCACTGCAAAGAGTGTGATGAAACATTCTCTACACAGTACAAACTTACTTATCATTTCGAAAAAGTCCACACTCCAGCCAAATTCAAGTGTCCTAAATGTCCGGAAGTTCTAGGCAGCAAATACTTAAAGAAACGTCATTTAGCTATCGTACATGATGTGAAAAGCGCGCAGTTTAAATGTGACGAGTGTCAGAAGATTTTCTCGTTGAAAAACAAGTTGCTTCTGCATAAGTCCTGCGTGCATTTGAAAGAAAGGAACATTGCCTGCGAAATTTGTGGACATAAAGTGTTCAGTAAAGATCATTTGAAGCGACATATGGTGAAGCATGATGATGCTAGACCGTTTGAGTGTGAATTCTGTAAGAAAACATTTCAAAGAAAGAAGACCTTGGAGTTCCACAGGAGGATACATACTAACGACAAGAGGTATCAGTGCAAGGAGTGCGGGCGGTCGTTCGTGCAGTGGACGAGCCTCAAGCTCCATATGAGAGTGCATCATTCCAGTAATAATGAAACGTGGACGtag
- the LOC134676682 gene encoding oocyte zinc finger protein XlCOF26-like, protein MCASDTCLQFCLKLIRIYLKSTDPKKHELRVPTQIEWQKAAARRYVHSVLTHSSLLPFRWRGNRYICFYCHYTFTEATCLRTHTRTHQNLAIMKHLTQTRDFAPIKVDIGETLKCLKCKHEDDSLEGLVSHLKSHKLIGDIEQECFLPFKLADNQISCLKCAKSYQSFGMLYSHMNKAHLEGTKRICEACGESFFSDFSLRKHVQSHHSNSDFKCSHCNEKFKLDANRISHEYKEHNIKSFKCYKCDEMFGSHYLRRLHLHSTHMKMEFTCKECSKTFLSKSLLNRHVNRVHLKEKKFACPVCGDKFFDLGTLNVHAKKHSYSQQKSFQCKVCSLVFGGKVELSDHMVTHAGQSLSLK, encoded by the coding sequence ATGTGTGCTTCTGATACTTGTTTGCAATTTTGTCTAAAACTCATTCGGATCTATCTTAAATCCACAGATCCAAAGAAGCACGAACTCCGAGTACCAACGCAAATCGAATGGCAAAAGGCAGCTGCACGTCGCTACGTCCACTCCGTCCTCACCCATTCCTCCCTCCTTCCCTTCCGTTGGCGCGGCAACCGCTATATCTGCTTCTACTGCCACTACACCTTCACAGAGGCCACCTGCTTAAGGACACATACTAGGACTCACCAAAACCTGGCCATTATGAAGCATTTAACACAAACTAGAGACTTCGCACCCATAAAAGTTGATATCGGAGAAACTTTAAAATGCCTCAAGTGTAAACATGAAGATGACAGCTTAGAAGGGTTGGTTTCACATTTAAAAAGCCATAAATTAATTGGAGATATAGAGCAGGAGTGTTTCTTGCCTTTCAAACTAGCTGACAATCAGATATCTTGCCTGAAATGTGCTAAATCTTATCAGTCTTTCGGCATGCTTTACTCTCATATGAATAAAGCTCATTTGGAAGGCACTAAGCGCATTTGCGAGGCGTGCGGTGAAAGCTTTTTCTCAGATTTCAGTTTAAGAAAGCATGTGCAGTCGCATCATTCTAATTCCGACTTCAAATGCAGCCATTGCAACGAGAAATTTAAGTTGGATGCCAATAGAATTAGCCATGAATATAAAGAGCATAACATCAAGTCTTTTAAATgctacaagtgtgatgaaatgtTCGGTTCGCATTATTTACGGCGTTTGCACTTGCACAGTACTCATATGAAGATGGAATTTACTTGCAAGGAGTGTTCTAAAACTTTTCTAAGCAAGTCTTTGCTAAATCGACACGTGAATAGGGTACATTTGAAGGAGAAGAAATTCGCGTGTCCCGTGTGTGGGGATAAGTTCTTTGATCTGGGAACTTTGAACGTGCATGCGAAGAAGCATTCGTATAGCCAGCAGAAGAGTTTCCAGTGTAAGGTATGTTCGTTGGTTTTCGGTGGGAAGGTGGAACTGAGTGATCATATGGTCACTCATGCGGGGCAGTCGCTGTCGCTAAAGTAA